CCAATTACGAAGAATCTCAAGAGTTAAGGAACAGAATAATCGAAACTGTTGTTGATTGGTTAGCAGTAGGGATTGATCCAAAGAAATCGGTTCTCTTTGTTCAGTCCCAGATAAAAGAACATGCAGAACTTCATCTTCTCTTCTCTATGTTAATAACTGTTCCAAGGCTTGAAAGGAATCCAACCCTTAAAGAAATGATAAAAGATAGTGGACTTAAAGGGCAGGTAAGCTATGGACTGCTTGGATACCCGGTTCTTCAAGCTTCTGATATATTAATTTATAGAGCAAATAAAGTCCCAATTGGAGAAGATCAACTTCCTCATCTCGAAATCACTCGTGAATTTGCAAGAAAATTTAATAGTGTATATAAAACCATATTCCCAGAGGTAGAACCAATCTTAACAAAAACACCAAGAATTCCTGGTTTAGATGGCAGAAAAATGTCAAAATCCTTGGGCAATGCTATATACATTTCGGATAGTTACTCAGAAATTAAAAAAAAGTTACTCTCAGCTTTCACAGATCCTAAAAAAATTAGAAAAAATGATCCTGGGCATCCAAAAGGTTGTGTGATTTTCGCATATCTTTCTGCCATTGAGATTCCTAATCTTAAG
This window of the candidate division WOR-3 bacterium genome carries:
- the trpS gene encoding tryptophan--tRNA ligase, producing the protein MQRILSGIRPTGKIHIGNYFGALKNWVVLQSEYETFYMVADWHTLTTNYEESQELRNRIIETVVDWLAVGIDPKKSVLFVQSQIKEHAELHLLFSMLITVPRLERNPTLKEMIKDSGLKGQVSYGLLGYPVLQASDILIYRANKVPIGEDQLPHLEITREFARKFNSVYKTIFPEVEPILTKTPRIPGLDGRKMSKSLGNAIYISDSYSEIKKKLLSAFTDPKKIRKNDPGHPKGCVIFAYLSAIEIPNLKEVEKECKKGQRGCVECKEKAASSLNEFLTPIREKREIILKEVDVADILYEGAKKASIKAKETMDMVREAMGLWV